The proteins below come from a single Oscillospiraceae bacterium genomic window:
- a CDS encoding L-ribulose-5-phosphate 4-epimerase, whose product MEKLKQQVYEANMELPRRGLVTYTWGNVSGIDRERGLFVIKPSGVAYDALTPEQLVVMDLDGNKVEGDLNPSSDTKTHLALYRAFPALGGIVHTHSTHAVAFAQARRDLPAFGTTHADYFYGPVPCTRELTPAEIEEDYELNTGKVIIETFRERGIDPVHLPAVLCASHGPFTWGKTAAEAVYHAAVLEEVAKMGILTLTLDPNAEPAPRHVLEKHFLRKHGPNAYYGQG is encoded by the coding sequence CTGGAAAAACTCAAGCAGCAGGTCTATGAGGCCAATATGGAGCTGCCCCGCCGCGGGCTTGTCACCTACACATGGGGCAATGTGTCGGGCATCGACCGGGAGCGCGGCCTTTTCGTCATCAAGCCGTCCGGTGTCGCTTATGACGCGCTGACGCCGGAGCAGCTCGTCGTCATGGATCTGGACGGCAACAAGGTCGAGGGAGACCTCAACCCCAGCAGCGATACAAAGACCCATCTTGCGCTGTACCGGGCATTTCCGGCGTTGGGCGGCATCGTCCACACCCATTCCACCCATGCGGTGGCGTTTGCGCAGGCCCGGCGGGACCTGCCCGCCTTCGGCACGACCCACGCGGACTACTTTTACGGCCCGGTGCCCTGCACCCGGGAATTGACCCCCGCAGAGATCGAGGAGGACTACGAACTGAACACCGGCAAGGTCATCATAGAGACCTTCCGTGAGCGCGGCATCGACCCGGTGCATCTTCCCGCCGTGCTCTGCGCAAGCCACGGCCCCTTTACATGGGGCAAAACGGCCGCCGAGGCCGTCTACCACGCCGCAGTGCTGGAGGAGGTCGCCAAAATGGGCATCCTGACCCTGACGCTGGACCCCAACGCAGAGCCGGCGCCCCGGCATGTGCTGGAAAAGCACTTCCTGCGCAAGCACGGCCCCAACGCCTACTACGGGCAGGGGTAA
- the cls gene encoding cardiolipin synthase: protein MNTTEEKRESIPNSVNRMLFAGIGVILQVAWICWLAIKLNDYSTAIQVCTSVLAFLITLRIYGLHINSAYKISWIILILLFPVFGLTIYLLFGRAGAVSVMRKRFNSNLALLRSYHAPLLAQRRALPYPDRTARNHAHYLQTRAGYPAYDNTDVTFYGDTCAALEAQKEALRSAKHFIFMEYHAIEDASAWQELEDILAERAAHGVEVRVFYDDVGSIGFITSAFVKKLESRGIQCRQFNPVIPILNVFMNNRDHRKITVVDGRIGFTGGYNLAEEYFNRTHPYGRWKDTGIRLEGDAVRSLTLIFLELWGATQKEPPEIERYLPEVPYTARENAVVLPYADNPLDDEATGENVYLNMIRSAKEYVYITTPYLILSDEMQRTLRLAASSGVDVRIITPGIPDKKLIFSVTRSYYAALAKSGVRIYEYTPGFIHAKQCVADGAEAVVGTINFDFRSLYLHFENACWFCGCRAVAEVRRDFDELFPLCHEVTEEYAARRSVALRGLDCVLRLFSPLM from the coding sequence ATGAACACTACCGAAGAAAAACGCGAATCCATCCCGAACAGTGTCAACCGGATGCTGTTTGCCGGTATCGGCGTCATCCTGCAGGTCGCGTGGATCTGCTGGCTGGCCATCAAGCTGAACGACTACTCGACCGCCATTCAGGTCTGCACCTCGGTGCTGGCCTTCCTGATCACGCTGCGCATATACGGGCTGCATATCAACTCTGCGTATAAAATATCGTGGATCATCCTGATCCTGCTGTTCCCGGTGTTCGGGCTGACGATCTACCTGCTGTTCGGCCGCGCCGGCGCGGTCAGCGTCATGCGCAAGCGGTTCAACAGCAACCTTGCGCTGCTGCGCAGCTACCACGCGCCCCTGCTGGCCCAGCGCCGGGCGCTGCCCTACCCCGACCGCACCGCGCGCAACCACGCCCACTACCTGCAGACGCGGGCAGGCTACCCGGCCTATGACAACACCGATGTGACCTTCTACGGCGACACCTGCGCCGCGCTGGAGGCACAGAAGGAGGCACTGCGCAGCGCCAAGCATTTTATTTTTATGGAGTACCACGCCATTGAGGACGCCTCCGCCTGGCAGGAGCTGGAGGACATCCTTGCCGAGCGCGCCGCCCACGGTGTCGAGGTCCGCGTTTTTTACGATGATGTGGGCAGCATCGGCTTTATCACGAGCGCCTTTGTCAAAAAGCTGGAGAGCCGCGGCATCCAGTGCCGCCAGTTCAACCCGGTCATTCCGATCCTGAATGTTTTCATGAACAACCGCGACCACCGCAAGATCACAGTCGTGGACGGGCGCATCGGCTTTACCGGCGGCTACAATCTGGCCGAGGAATATTTTAACCGCACCCACCCCTACGGCCGGTGGAAGGACACCGGCATCCGGCTGGAGGGTGACGCTGTGCGCAGCCTGACGCTGATCTTTTTGGAGCTGTGGGGCGCGACCCAGAAGGAGCCGCCCGAGATCGAGCGCTACCTGCCCGAGGTCCCCTACACCGCGCGTGAGAACGCCGTAGTGCTGCCCTACGCCGACAACCCGCTGGATGATGAGGCCACCGGCGAGAATGTCTACCTGAACATGATCCGCAGCGCGAAGGAATATGTCTACATCACCACGCCCTACCTGATCCTGAGCGATGAGATGCAGCGTACCCTGCGGCTTGCAGCCTCCAGCGGCGTTGATGTGCGCATCATCACGCCGGGTATCCCCGACAAAAAGCTGATCTTCTCGGTGACGCGCAGCTACTATGCGGCGCTGGCCAAGAGCGGCGTGCGCATTTATGAGTACACGCCCGGGTTCATCCACGCAAAGCAGTGCGTCGCAGACGGCGCAGAGGCCGTTGTGGGCACGATCAATTTTGACTTCCGCAGCCTGTATCTGCATTTTGAGAATGCGTGCTGGTTCTGCGGCTGCCGGGCCGTGGCCGAGGTGCGCCGTGATTTTGACGAGCTGTTTCCCCTCTGCCATGAGGTGACCGAGGAGTACGCCGCCCGCCGCAGCGTTGCCCTGCGCGGTCTGGACTGCGTGCTGCGCCTGTTCAGCCCGCTGATGTGA
- the fsa gene encoding fructose-6-phosphate aldolase: MKFYIDTANVDEIRKANDMGIIAGVTTNPSLIAKEGRDYAETLKEITTIVDGPISGEVKATTADAEGMIAEGRAIYALDPKHMVVKIPMTAEGLKAIKVLSAEGIPTNCTLIFSANQALLAARAGATYVSPFLGRLDDIGQPGIDLIETIHDMFLNYPDINTQIIAASVRNPIHVTDCALAGADIATVPYKVIEQMLHHPLTDAGIEKFKADYTKVFGA, encoded by the coding sequence ATGAAGTTCTATATCGACACCGCCAATGTGGACGAGATCCGCAAGGCAAATGACATGGGCATTATCGCAGGCGTGACCACCAACCCCAGCCTGATCGCAAAGGAGGGCCGCGACTATGCCGAGACCCTGAAGGAGATCACCACGATCGTGGACGGCCCCATCTCCGGTGAGGTCAAGGCCACGACCGCAGACGCCGAGGGAATGATCGCCGAGGGCCGCGCCATCTACGCGCTTGATCCCAAGCACATGGTCGTCAAGATCCCCATGACGGCCGAAGGCCTCAAAGCCATCAAGGTCCTCTCCGCGGAGGGTATCCCCACCAACTGCACCCTGATTTTCAGCGCCAATCAGGCATTGCTGGCCGCCCGCGCCGGTGCTACCTATGTCAGCCCCTTCCTCGGCCGTCTGGATGACATCGGCCAGCCCGGCATCGACCTGATCGAGACCATCCATGATATGTTCCTGAACTACCCCGACATCAACACCCAGATCATCGCCGCCAGCGTCCGCAACCCCATCCATGTGACCGATTGCGCGCTGGCCGGTGCCGACATCGCCACCGTGCCCTACAAGGTCATTGAGCAGATGCTGCATCACCCCCTGACCGATGCCGGCATTGAGAAGTTCAAGGCCGACTACACCAAGGTGTTCGGCGCATAA